One genomic segment of Clavelina lepadiformis chromosome 3, kaClaLepa1.1, whole genome shotgun sequence includes these proteins:
- the LOC143449080 gene encoding uncharacterized protein LOC143449080: MRQRSNKNKQDYFDEWPSKNQTPCYSQTMRQSRSIQQRCEFDTELSDHVSLYLSADKCERRSAIRKASTRFSSQHSAVSHFVNCRFFPTGMTCGDMAESWNAE, translated from the exons ATGAGGCAAAGATCAAATAAGAACAAACAAG ATTACTTTGATGAGTGGCCTTCAAAGAATCAGACTCCTTGCTACTCACAAACTATGAG GCAATCCAGGTCTATTCAACAACGCTGTGAGTTCGACACTGAGCTTTCTGATCACGTGTCCTTAtacctttcggctgacaagtgCGAACGCCGGTCAGCTATAAGAAAAGCATCCACAAG ATTTTCGTCTCAACACTCCGCCGTCAGTCATTTCGTAAACTGTCGCTTTTTTCCCACGGGTATGACGTGTGGCGATATGGCTGAGTCATGGAATGCAGAATGA